Proteins encoded in a region of the Ursus arctos isolate Adak ecotype North America unplaced genomic scaffold, UrsArc2.0 scaffold_2, whole genome shotgun sequence genome:
- the CLDN3 gene encoding claudin-3 yields MSMGLEIAGTSLAVMGWLSTIVCCALPMWRVTAFIGSSIITAQITWEGLWMNCVVQSTGQMQCKVYDSLLALPQDLQAARALIVVSILLAAFGLLVALVGAQCTNCVQDDTAKAKITIVAGVLFLLAALLTLVPVSWSANTIIRDFYNPLVPDAQKREMGAGLYVGWAAAALQLLGGALLCCSCPPREKKYAPTKILYSAPRSAGPGTSTGYDRKDYV; encoded by the coding sequence ATGTCCATGGGCCTGGAGATCGCCGGCACCTCGCTGGCCGTGATGGGCTGGCTGAGCACCATCGTGTGCTGCGCGCTGCCCATGTGGCGCGTGACGGCCTTCATCGGCAGCAGCATCATCACGGCGCAGATCACCTGGGAGGGCCTGTGGATGAACTGCGTGGTGCAGAGCACCGGCCAGATGCAGTGCAAGGTGTACGACTCGCTGCTGGCCCTGCCGCAGGACCTGCAGGCAGCCCGCGCCCTCATCGTCGTGTCCATCCTGCTGGCCGCCTTCGGGCTCCTCGTGGCGCTAGTGGGCGCCCAGTGCACCAACTGCGTCCAGGACGACACGGCCAAGGCCAAGATCACCATCGTGGCGGGAGTGCTCTTCCTGTTGGCCGCCTTGCTCACCCTGGTGCCCGTGTCCTGGTCGGCCAACACCATCATCCGGGACTTCTACAACCCGCTGGTCCCCGACGCGCAGAAGCGGGAGATGGGCGCGGGCCTGTACGTGGGCTGGGCGGCCGCGGCGCTACAGCTGCTGGGGGGCGCGCTGCTCTGCTGCTCTTGCCCGCCGCGCGAGAAGAAGTACGCGCCCACCAAGATCCTCTACTCCGCGCCGCGCTCCGCCGGCCCGGGCACCAGCACAGGCTACGACCGCAAGGACTACGTCTGA